One region of Strigops habroptila isolate Jane chromosome 11, bStrHab1.2.pri, whole genome shotgun sequence genomic DNA includes:
- the CFAP73 gene encoding cilia- and flagella-associated protein 73 has protein sequence MERRLERSRRLCKREPAIINCVKWGCWRSRENPRELPQPAAAPGNGVVLPPSRLPRVLRAEEAPGGMALDLEQHLSRAFRDKLRLPELHAAHGRPVPVPGGAALLPSMRLLLKRREVAEVERALQRQREEFQQRMERLAQRRQQLGQREQRLRDVVLKFNAFRKASMARQERALQRAAEAQARAAEQDAEAARLRQELAGLQQRRDRLARRLQSLQSFHSYLQAVLARMEQFQDVLSMLAHFEALLGMRAALAQEAEAGQERLAQGWARLRGYREEALSELLCIATERAQLRARLEAAHREVLQGESCWAHIQSTATEKTLLLAQIKLAVLNLFHLATAPLNIHTDVALEDTEAQLDTVLLCMQDLAAICAELHPRQPGPGPPGLPAATSVRRRGARLPPSQE, from the exons ATGGAGAGGAGGttggagaggagcagaaggcTCTGCAAGAGGGAGCCAGCAATAATCAACTGTGTGAAGTGGGGATGCTGGAGAA GCCGGGAAAACCCCAGGGAGCTGCCGCAGCCGGCGGCTGCCCCTGGCAACGGTGTTGTGCTGCCGCCATCTCGGCTGCCCCGCGTCCTCCGTGCTGAGGAGGCACCAGGAGGGATGGCCTTGGACCTGGAGCAGCATTTGAGCAGGGCTTTCCGGGACAAGCTGCGGCTGCC ggagCTCCACGCAGCCCATGGCAggccggtgccggtgccggggGGTGCCGCGCTGCTGCCCTCCATGCGCTTGCTGCTGAAGAGACGGGAGGTGGCGGAGGTGGAGCGGGCGCTGCAGAGGCAGCGGGAG GAGTTCCAGCAGAGGATGGAGCGCCTGGCACAGCGCCGGCAGCAGCTGGGCCAGAGGGAACAACGGCTCCGGGATGTTGTCCTCAAATTCAATGCCTTCCGCaag GCTTCAATGGCGAGGCAGGAGCGGGCGCTGCAGCGCGCAGCAGAGGCGCAGGCACGGGCAGCGGAGCAGGATGCTGAGGCCGCCCGCCTGCGCCAGGAGcttgcagggctgcagcagcgcAGGGACCGCCTAGCCCGGCGCCTCCAGAGCCTCCAAAGCTTCCACAGCTACCTGCAGGCCGTGCTGGCCAGGATGGAGCAG TTCCAGGATGTCCTGTCCATGCTGGCCCATTTCGAGGCTCTGCTGGGGATGCGGGCAGCCCTGGCgcaggaagcagaagcagggcaggagcGGTTGGCGCAGGGCTGGGCACGGCTCCGGGGGTACCGCGAGGAGGCCCTCAGCGAGCTCCTGTGCATCGCCACCGAGCGGGCCCAGCTCCGCGCACGCCTGGAGGCTGCCCACCGTGAGGTGCTCCAGGGG GAGTCCTGCTGGGCCCACATCCAAAGCACGGCCACCGAGAAGACCCTGCTGCTGGCGCAGATCAAGCTGGCAGTGCTCAACCTCTTCCACCTCGCCACTGCGCCGCTCAACATCCACACAGACGTGGCCCTGGAGGACACCGAGGCGCAGCTGGACACG gtgctgctctgcatgCAGGACCTGGCTGCCATCTGTGCCGAGCTGCACCCCAGgcagccggggccggggcccCCAGGCTTGCCTGCAGCCACCAGTGTGCGTCGCAGGGGTGCCAGGCTGCCACCGAGCCAGGAGTAA
- the DDX54 gene encoding ATP-dependent RNA helicase DDX54 isoform X2, whose protein sequence is MSPPRVRRQPRGAPVPVSPLPAFPSTKEEDDADAVAEPDTRAMVRAQNQKKKKSGGFQSMGLSYPVFKGIMKKGYKVPTPIQRKSIPAILRGRDVVAMARTGSGKTACFLIPMFERLKAPSQAGARALILSPTRELALQTLKFTKELGKFTGLKTALILGGDKMEDQFAALHENPDIIIATPGRLVHVAVEMKLKLHTVEYVVFDEADRLFEMGFAEQLQEIIARLPDSRQTVLFSATLPKLLVEFARAGLTEPMLIRLDVESKLSEQLKLAFFHVRGDDKPAVLLHLLRSVVKPQDQTVVFVATKHHTEYLKELLTAQGIRCTHVYSSLDQTARKINIAKFSQGKCPVLLVTDVAARGLDIPMLDNVINYSFPAKAKLFLHRVGRVARAGRSGTAYSLVAPDEMPYVFDLHLFLGHPLVLAGTQEMPADAAGVLGRVPQSLVDDEECLLLTDHEGSLELRSLRHVADNAHKQYLRSRPGPSPESIKRAKDMDGSQLGIHPLFSARFEDTELERLKFVDSIKTYKSKATIFEINATSRTLASTVMRSKRRHDHALIEKYQRGQQEKRAAALKGQGLCPAPPAPEEGEGDKEEDLQHVFSTVVGQKRRRGRGGEGGPRKKLQQSAEQDKDFYIPYRPKDFESERGLSVGGEGSPFEQQAAGAVLDLMGDENHNLNKSKQLLKWDRKKKRFVGQTGQQDKKKVKTESGRYISSSYKNNLYEKWKQKYKVDERDEDEEDGHRREQFRGKQRRGHGPVLAPARVRSELKNKQQILKQRKRAAKQRFLQSGGLKRLKARNRQRVQELRQMAFGRRVAGTKKGKMRKRV, encoded by the exons ATGTCGCCGCCGCGCGTCCGCCGCCAGCCCCGCGGAGCGCCG gtccctgtgtccccactgCCCGCCTTCCCCAGCAccaaggaggaggatgatgctGACGCCGTGGCCGAGCCGGACACACGGGCCATGGTGCGGGCCCAGAaccagaagaagaagaaatctggTGGTTTCCAGTCGATGG GCCTCAGCTACCCCGTCTTCAAGGGCATCATGAAGAAGGGCTACAAGGTGCCCACCCCCATCCAGAGGAAG AGCATCCCCGCCATCCTGCGCGGCCGGGACGTGGTGGCGATGGCGCGGACGGGCAGCGGGAAGACGGCGTGTTTCCTCATCCCCATGTTCGAGCGGCTGAAGGCACCCAGCCAGGCCGGGGCGCGCGCCCTCATCCTGTCACCCACCCGTGAGCTGGCCCTGCAGACCCTAAAGTTCACCAAAGAG CTGGGCAAGTTCACAGGCCTGAAGACAGCCCTGATCCTGGGAGGAGACAA GATGGAGGACCAGTTCGCTGCCCTGCACGAGAACCCCGACAT aATCATTGCCACTCCTGGGCGCCTGGTGCACGTGGCGGTGGAGATGAAACTGAAGCTGCACACGGTGGAGTACGTGGTGTTTGACGAGGCCGACAG GCTCTTTGAGATGGGCTTTGCCGAGCAGCTCCAGGAGATCATCGCCCGGCTCCCGGACTCCCGCCAGACCGTGCTCTTCTCCGCCACGCTGCCCAAGCTGCTCGTAGAGTTCGCCCGGGCTG GTCTCACTGAGCCCATGCTGATCCGTCTGGATGTGGAGTCCAAGCTCAGCGAGCAGCTCAAG CTGGCTTTCTTCCACGTGCGCGGGGACGACAAGCCGGCCGTGCTGCTCCATCTGCTCCGCAGTGTGGTGAAGCCCCAGGACCAGACAGTTGTCTTCGTGGCCACCAAGCACCACACGGAGTATCTTAAGGAG CTGCTGACAGCCCAGGGCATCCGCTGCACACACGTCTACAGCTCGCTGGACCAGACCGCCCGCAAGATCAACATCGCCAAGTTCTCCCAGGGCAAGTGCCCGGTGCTGCTGGTCACCGACGTGGCTGCCCGTGGGCTCGACATCCCCATGCTGGACAATGTCATCAACTACAGCTTCCCCGCCAAGGCCAAGCTCTTCCTGCATCGTGTAG GTCGTGTGGCCCGAGCTGGCCGGAGTGGCACTGCCTACTCGCTGGTGGCTCCCGATGAGATGCCTTATGTCTTTGACCTCCACCTCTTCTTGGGACACCCGCTTGTCCTTGCTGGTACCCAGGAGATGCCTGCTG atgctgctggggTGCTGGGCCGTGTCCCCCAGAGCCTGGTGGACGATGAGGAGTGCCTGCTGCTCACAGACCACGAGGGCTCTCTGGAGCTGCGGAGCCTGCGCCATGTCGCTGACAATGCCCACAAGCAATACCTGAGATCCCGGCCTGGCCCCTCGCCCGAGTCCATCAAGAGGGCAAAAGACATGGATGGGTCCCAGCTTGGCATCCACCCACTGTTCA GCGCTCGCTTTGAAGACACGGAGCTGGAGAGGCTCAAGTTTGTGGACAGCATTAAAACCTATAAGTCCAAGGCG ACCATCTTCGAGATCAACGCCACATCCCGGACGCTGGCCAGCACCGTGATGCGGTCCAAGCGGCGCCACGACCATGCCCTCATTGAGAAGTACCAGCGTGGGCAGCAGGAGAAGCGGGCAGCAGCTCTCAAAGGGCAGGGGCTCTGCCCGGCCCCCCCTGCACCCGAGGAGGGAGAAGGTGACAAGGAGGAAGACCTCCAG CACGTGTTCTCCACCGTGGTGGGCCAGAAGCGAAGACGGGGCCGAGGGGGAGAAGGTGGCCCCaggaagaagctgcagcagtCGGCGGAGCAGGACAAGGACTTCTACATCCCATACAGACCCAAGGACTTCGAGAGCGAGAGGGG GCTGAGTGTTGGTGGCGAGGGCAGCCCCTTCGAGCAGCAGGCAGCCGGAGCCGTGCTGGATCTCATGGGCGATGAAAACCACAACCTCAACAAGAGCAAGCAGCTGCTCAAGTG GGACCGCAAGAAGAAGCGTTTTGTGGGGCAGACGGGCCAGCAGGACAAGAAGAAGGTGAAGACGGAAAGCGGGCGCTACATCAGCAGCTCCTACAAGAACAACCT CTATGAGAAGTGGAAGCAGAAGTACAAGGTCGACGAGCgggatgaggatgaggaagacGGACACAGGCGGGAGCAGTTCCGCGGGAAGCAGCGGCGCGGGCACG GGCCTGTGCTGGCGCCCGCCCGGGTGCGCTCGGAGCTGAAGAACAAGCAGCAGATCCTGAAGCAGCGCAAGCGGGCGGCCAAGCAGCGGTTCCTGCAGAGCGGGGGGCTGAAGCGCCTCAAGGCCCGCAACCGGCAGCGTGTGCAGGAGCTGCGGCAGATGGCCTTCGGGCGCAGGGTGGCGGGCACCAAGAAGGGCAAGATGAGGAAGAGGGTGTAG
- the DDX54 gene encoding ATP-dependent RNA helicase DDX54 isoform X1, which produces MSPPRVRRQPRGAPVPVSPLPAFPSTKEEDDADAVAEPDTRAMVRAQNQKKKKSGGFQSMGLSYPVFKGIMKKGYKVPTPIQRKSIPAILRGRDVVAMARTGSGKTACFLIPMFERLKAPSQAGARALILSPTRELALQTLKFTKELGKFTGLKTALILGGDKMEDQFAALHENPDIIIATPGRLVHVAVEMKLKLHTVEYVVFDEADRLFEMGFAEQLQEIIARLPDSRQTVLFSATLPKLLVEFARAGLTEPMLIRLDVESKLSEQLKLAFFHVRGDDKPAVLLHLLRSVVKPQDQTVVFVATKHHTEYLKELLTAQGIRCTHVYSSLDQTARKINIAKFSQGKCPVLLVTDVAARGLDIPMLDNVINYSFPAKAKLFLHRVGRVARAGRSGTAYSLVAPDEMPYVFDLHLFLGHPLVLAGTQEMPADAAGVLGRVPQSLVDDEECLLLTDHEGSLELRSLRHVADNAHKQYLRSRPGPSPESIKRAKDMDGSQLGIHPLFSARFEDTELERLKFVDSIKTYKSKATIFEINATSRTLASTVMRSKRRHDHALIEKYQRGQQEKRAAALKGQGLCPAPPAPEEGEGDKEEDLQHVFSTVVGQKRRRGRGGEGGPRKKLQQSAEQDKDFYIPYRPKDFESERGLSVGGEGSPFEQQAAGAVLDLMGDENHNLNKSKQLLKWDRKKKRFVGQTGQQDKKKVKTESGRYISSSYKNNLYEKWKQKYKVDERDEDEEDGHRREQFRGKQRRGHGEYLQQAAPGAPHRPPHCPTLSSAVSPNPAGPVLAPARVRSELKNKQQILKQRKRAAKQRFLQSGGLKRLKARNRQRVQELRQMAFGRRVAGTKKGKMRKRV; this is translated from the exons ATGTCGCCGCCGCGCGTCCGCCGCCAGCCCCGCGGAGCGCCG gtccctgtgtccccactgCCCGCCTTCCCCAGCAccaaggaggaggatgatgctGACGCCGTGGCCGAGCCGGACACACGGGCCATGGTGCGGGCCCAGAaccagaagaagaagaaatctggTGGTTTCCAGTCGATGG GCCTCAGCTACCCCGTCTTCAAGGGCATCATGAAGAAGGGCTACAAGGTGCCCACCCCCATCCAGAGGAAG AGCATCCCCGCCATCCTGCGCGGCCGGGACGTGGTGGCGATGGCGCGGACGGGCAGCGGGAAGACGGCGTGTTTCCTCATCCCCATGTTCGAGCGGCTGAAGGCACCCAGCCAGGCCGGGGCGCGCGCCCTCATCCTGTCACCCACCCGTGAGCTGGCCCTGCAGACCCTAAAGTTCACCAAAGAG CTGGGCAAGTTCACAGGCCTGAAGACAGCCCTGATCCTGGGAGGAGACAA GATGGAGGACCAGTTCGCTGCCCTGCACGAGAACCCCGACAT aATCATTGCCACTCCTGGGCGCCTGGTGCACGTGGCGGTGGAGATGAAACTGAAGCTGCACACGGTGGAGTACGTGGTGTTTGACGAGGCCGACAG GCTCTTTGAGATGGGCTTTGCCGAGCAGCTCCAGGAGATCATCGCCCGGCTCCCGGACTCCCGCCAGACCGTGCTCTTCTCCGCCACGCTGCCCAAGCTGCTCGTAGAGTTCGCCCGGGCTG GTCTCACTGAGCCCATGCTGATCCGTCTGGATGTGGAGTCCAAGCTCAGCGAGCAGCTCAAG CTGGCTTTCTTCCACGTGCGCGGGGACGACAAGCCGGCCGTGCTGCTCCATCTGCTCCGCAGTGTGGTGAAGCCCCAGGACCAGACAGTTGTCTTCGTGGCCACCAAGCACCACACGGAGTATCTTAAGGAG CTGCTGACAGCCCAGGGCATCCGCTGCACACACGTCTACAGCTCGCTGGACCAGACCGCCCGCAAGATCAACATCGCCAAGTTCTCCCAGGGCAAGTGCCCGGTGCTGCTGGTCACCGACGTGGCTGCCCGTGGGCTCGACATCCCCATGCTGGACAATGTCATCAACTACAGCTTCCCCGCCAAGGCCAAGCTCTTCCTGCATCGTGTAG GTCGTGTGGCCCGAGCTGGCCGGAGTGGCACTGCCTACTCGCTGGTGGCTCCCGATGAGATGCCTTATGTCTTTGACCTCCACCTCTTCTTGGGACACCCGCTTGTCCTTGCTGGTACCCAGGAGATGCCTGCTG atgctgctggggTGCTGGGCCGTGTCCCCCAGAGCCTGGTGGACGATGAGGAGTGCCTGCTGCTCACAGACCACGAGGGCTCTCTGGAGCTGCGGAGCCTGCGCCATGTCGCTGACAATGCCCACAAGCAATACCTGAGATCCCGGCCTGGCCCCTCGCCCGAGTCCATCAAGAGGGCAAAAGACATGGATGGGTCCCAGCTTGGCATCCACCCACTGTTCA GCGCTCGCTTTGAAGACACGGAGCTGGAGAGGCTCAAGTTTGTGGACAGCATTAAAACCTATAAGTCCAAGGCG ACCATCTTCGAGATCAACGCCACATCCCGGACGCTGGCCAGCACCGTGATGCGGTCCAAGCGGCGCCACGACCATGCCCTCATTGAGAAGTACCAGCGTGGGCAGCAGGAGAAGCGGGCAGCAGCTCTCAAAGGGCAGGGGCTCTGCCCGGCCCCCCCTGCACCCGAGGAGGGAGAAGGTGACAAGGAGGAAGACCTCCAG CACGTGTTCTCCACCGTGGTGGGCCAGAAGCGAAGACGGGGCCGAGGGGGAGAAGGTGGCCCCaggaagaagctgcagcagtCGGCGGAGCAGGACAAGGACTTCTACATCCCATACAGACCCAAGGACTTCGAGAGCGAGAGGGG GCTGAGTGTTGGTGGCGAGGGCAGCCCCTTCGAGCAGCAGGCAGCCGGAGCCGTGCTGGATCTCATGGGCGATGAAAACCACAACCTCAACAAGAGCAAGCAGCTGCTCAAGTG GGACCGCAAGAAGAAGCGTTTTGTGGGGCAGACGGGCCAGCAGGACAAGAAGAAGGTGAAGACGGAAAGCGGGCGCTACATCAGCAGCTCCTACAAGAACAACCT CTATGAGAAGTGGAAGCAGAAGTACAAGGTCGACGAGCgggatgaggatgaggaagacGGACACAGGCGGGAGCAGTTCCGCGGGAAGCAGCGGCGCGGGCACGGTGAGTACCTGCAGCAAGCGGCACCAGGAGCCCCACATCGCCCTCCCCATTGCCCCACACTGAGCTCGGCCGTGTCCCCCAATCCCGCAGGGCCTGTGCTGGCGCCCGCCCGGGTGCGCTCGGAGCTGAAGAACAAGCAGCAGATCCTGAAGCAGCGCAAGCGGGCGGCCAAGCAGCGGTTCCTGCAGAGCGGGGGGCTGAAGCGCCTCAAGGCCCGCAACCGGCAGCGTGTGCAGGAGCTGCGGCAGATGGCCTTCGGGCGCAGGGTGGCGGGCACCAAGAAGGGCAAGATGAGGAAGAGGGTGTAG
- the RITA1 gene encoding RBPJ-interacting and tubulin-associated protein 1: MRAAGPAPPGQRGRRRPRASFVDESLFGSPAGARAPPPAFAPPWAVPPAPGSRPSSQRRLRGHTPSFCDESLFGPARTAPCMRKEDVAKLQALLWSPPPAPRSQPGLSPCCRDTPVRAAHPLAAVGGSEVGRESTSCVWKRPESEPRSEGPGAPGRGRSQSLSWLSTPSDGPCRPLDTPKAERCKNGGPLTAPAALRGPPVMSRSQCVSGPPLARNNKAAGTCKPRPPWK, encoded by the exons ATGCGGGCCGCGGGTCCCGCTCCAccggggcagcggggccggcgCCGCCCGCGGGCCTCCTTCGTGGACGAGTCGCTGTTCGGCAGCCCCGCGGGggcccgcgccccgccgcccgccttCGCGCCCCCCTGGGCCGTGCCGCCGGCCCCCGGCTCCCGGCCGAGCAGCCAGCGCAG GCTGAGAGGCCACACTCCATCCTTCTGCGACGAGTCCCTGTTCGGCCCGGCCCGCACCGCTCCTTGCATGAGGAAGGAAGATGTAGCCAAGCTGCAGGCGCTGCTCTGGAGCCCTCCGCCCGCCCCCCGAAGCCAGCCTGGCCTCTCCCCGTGCTGCAGGGACACCCCGGTGAGAGCTGCCCACCCCCTAGCAGCAGTGGGGGGCTCGGAGGTGGGACGAGAGAGCACATCATGTGTGTGGAAGCGTCCCGAGAGCGAGCCTCGCTCCGAAGGCCCCGGCGCTCCCGGCAGAGGACGATCCCAGTCTCTGAGCTGGCTGAGCACCCCCTCGGATGGGCCCTGCCGGCCTTTGGACACCCCCAAGGCAGAAAGGTGTAAAAACGGGGGTCCCTTGACAGCCCCCGCGGCCCTCCGAGGGCCTCCAGTGATGAGTCGGTCACAGTGTGTGTCCGGACCTCCTTTGGCCAGGAACAACAAGGCAGCGGGTACCTGCAAGCCCCGGCCTCCCTGGAAGTGA